The Anopheles coluzzii chromosome 2, AcolN3, whole genome shotgun sequence genome window below encodes:
- the LOC120951082 gene encoding uncharacterized protein LOC120951082: MWQKFALLTVLAFFACQQLVWSKTVAVPEVVKKVLPRAADSEVLIEFDRLFNQLHYDVDYKLRVLRMNQSLAIKNLNAQFISRFGIVITQIQEEKLRVKDAILQHALEIGNTQNPCIVEKNDEALRQATQSAADISLAAELAYADMSTASRVFFYPQVQAFQNSSTALQSTVVEKLSRSNAVTDLDITLAELAYYYEGEENKIERVLTGIEQELANFQEVVNNVRRDIWAMSDTIARNFVFNMGLLLEDALQCS, encoded by the exons ATGTGGCAAAAGTTTGCACTGCTGACGGTGTTGGCATTCTTTGCCTGCCAGCAG CTCGTATGGTCGAAAACGGTCGCAGTGCCGGAGGTGGTCAAAAAGGTGCTGCCCCGTGCCGCCGACAGCGAGGTGCTGATCGAGTTCGACCGGCTCTTTAACCAGCTGCACTACGACGTCGACTACAAGCTGCGTGTGCTGCGCATGAACCAATCGCTCGCGATCAAAAACCTAAACGCCCAGTTCATCTCGCGCTTCGGCATTGTGATCACCCAGATACAGGAGGAGAAGCTGCGCGTGAAGGACGCCATCCTGCAGCACGCGCTCGAGATCGGCAACACGCAGAACCCGTGCATTGTCGAGAAGAACGACGAAGCGCTCCGGCAGGCTACACAATCGGCCGCCGACATTAGCCTGGCGGCCGAGCTGGCCTACGCCGACATGTCGACGGCGTCGCGCGTCTTCTTCTACCCGCAGGTGCAGGCCTTCCAGAACAGCTCGACCGCCCTGCAGAGCACGGTGGTGGAGAAACTGAGCCGCTCGAATGCGGTGACGGATTTGGACATTACGCTCGCAGAGCTGGCGTACTACTACGAGGGCGAGGAGAACAAAATCGAGCGTGTGCTGACCGGCATCGAGCAGGAACTGGCCAACTTCCAGGAGGTCGTGAACAATGTGCGCCGCGACATCTGGGCAATGTCCGATACGATCGCGCGTAACTTTGTGTTCAACATGGGTCTTTTGCTCGAGGATGCACTGCAGTGTTCGTAA